One stretch of Filifactor alocis ATCC 35896 DNA includes these proteins:
- a CDS encoding ABC transporter permease: MNILYFVVQQTMFFAIPLLIVAIGAMYSERSGVINIALEGIMVFGAFTGILFINLTQDYMSGQMLLMIAILIAGVTGGLFSLLHAFAAINMKADQTISGTALNMFAPAFAIFVARTLQGMQQIQFIDSFRFTKVPVLGSIPIVGPLFFQNCYITTYLGFIIYIVAAFVIQKTKFGLRLRACGEHPSAADSVGVNVYRIRYAGVIISGVLAGIGGLVFVIPTSTNFNASVAGYGFLALAVLIFGQWRSKRIFMAAFFFGIMKTLASGYSAIPVLKGLPLPNEVYKMIPYMATLIVLAFSSKSSQAPRAEGIPYDKGSR; the protein is encoded by the coding sequence ATGAATATATTGTATTTTGTCGTTCAACAGACCATGTTTTTTGCAATCCCTCTACTGATTGTAGCAATCGGCGCAATGTATTCTGAGAGAAGCGGTGTCATCAACATTGCTTTGGAAGGAATCATGGTATTTGGAGCATTTACGGGAATTTTGTTCATCAATCTTACTCAGGATTATATGAGCGGTCAAATGTTGCTTATGATTGCAATCTTGATTGCCGGTGTGACAGGGGGATTGTTTTCCTTATTGCACGCCTTTGCCGCAATCAATATGAAAGCGGATCAGACGATTAGCGGTACAGCCTTAAATATGTTTGCACCTGCATTTGCAATCTTTGTGGCAAGAACATTACAAGGAATGCAACAAATTCAATTTATAGATTCTTTCCGATTCACAAAAGTTCCGGTTTTGGGAAGTATTCCGATTGTCGGACCGTTGTTCTTCCAAAATTGTTATATCACAACTTATCTGGGATTCATCATCTATATCGTTGCGGCATTCGTCATCCAAAAGACAAAGTTCGGCTTACGCTTGCGTGCATGTGGGGAACATCCGAGTGCAGCGGATTCTGTCGGTGTCAATGTCTATCGAATTCGATATGCCGGTGTTATCATATCAGGAGTGTTGGCAGGAATCGGAGGATTGGTATTTGTGATTCCGACTTCTACCAACTTTAATGCAAGCGTTGCAGGATATGGATTCCTTGCGTTGGCAGTATTGATTTTCGGTCAATGGAGAAGTAAGCGAATCTTTATGGCGGCATTTTTCTTCGGAATTATGAAAACATTGGCGAGCGGATATTCTGCGATTCCGGTGCTGAAAGGGTTACCTCTTCCGAATGAAGTGTATAAAATGATTCCTTATATGGCAACTCTGATTGTGCTGGCATTCTCCTCTAAGTCTTCTCAAGCACCGAGAGCGGAAGGAATTCCGTATGATAAGGGAAGCAGATAA
- a CDS encoding purine-nucleoside phosphorylase — MNPVYEKLNKCFHSLKEKVDFQPEVALILGSGLGDFAEEINIVTTVDYHEIEGFPISTVKGHKGRFVFGYVENTPVVIMQGRVHYYEGYPMSDVVLPTRLMGMLGAKKLFLTNAAGGVNTDYKPGDFMMITDHIATGVPSPLIGENLEELGTRFPDMSDIYSPRIQDIIKESGKRLGIELREGIYIQLTGPAYETPAEIRMCRILGGDAVGMSTACEATAARHMGMEVCGISCITNMAAGVSKEKLNHKEVQETADRVSKEFKALVSYLIPRI, encoded by the coding sequence ATGAATCCGGTTTATGAAAAGTTAAACAAGTGTTTTCACAGTTTGAAAGAAAAAGTAGATTTTCAGCCCGAAGTAGCCCTTATTTTAGGCTCAGGTTTGGGAGATTTCGCAGAAGAAATCAATATTGTCACAACAGTAGATTATCATGAAATCGAAGGATTTCCAATTTCAACGGTAAAAGGACATAAAGGACGTTTTGTATTCGGATATGTAGAAAATACACCGGTTGTCATTATGCAAGGACGTGTTCATTATTATGAAGGATATCCGATGAGTGATGTTGTTTTGCCGACCAGATTGATGGGAATGTTGGGAGCAAAAAAACTGTTCTTAACCAATGCGGCAGGCGGAGTGAACACCGATTATAAGCCGGGAGATTTTATGATGATTACTGATCATATTGCAACAGGTGTTCCAAGTCCGTTGATTGGAGAAAATTTGGAAGAATTGGGAACCAGATTTCCTGATATGAGTGATATCTATAGTCCAAGAATACAAGATATTATCAAAGAAAGCGGAAAACGGTTGGGAATTGAACTGAGAGAAGGTATCTATATCCAATTGACCGGACCTGCGTATGAAACTCCTGCGGAGATAAGAATGTGCAGAATACTGGGTGGAGATGCAGTAGGCATGAGTACTGCATGCGAAGCGACCGCTGCAAGGCATATGGGAATGGAAGTTTGCGGAATCTCTTGTATTACCAATATGGCGGCAGGAGTTTCCAAAGAGAAATTAAATCACAAAGAAGTACAAGAAACGGCAGACCGTGTATCCAAAGAATTCAAAGCATTGGTGTCCTATCTTATTCCAAGAATATAA
- the deoC gene encoding deoxyribose-phosphate aldolase: METKEILSHVDHTQLKAFATWNDIQTLCEEAIEYQTASVCIPQSYIKRVHDKYQDKINICTVVGFPLGYNSTESKIAEVKQAILDGANEIDMVINIGDVKNGDYDKVTEEIKRLKETAGNHILKVIVETCYLTNEEKIAICKSVTQAGADYIKTSTGFGTGGATLEDIRLFKKYIGEHVKMKAAGGVKSVADMEAFIEAGCDRIGTSSAISMIKGQETKGY; the protein is encoded by the coding sequence ATGGAAACAAAAGAAATTTTAAGCCATGTAGATCACACACAGTTAAAAGCATTTGCTACATGGAATGACATTCAAACATTGTGTGAGGAAGCAATCGAGTATCAAACAGCATCTGTTTGCATTCCGCAGTCCTATATCAAGCGTGTGCATGATAAGTATCAGGACAAAATCAATATCTGTACGGTGGTGGGATTTCCGTTAGGTTATAATTCTACAGAGTCCAAGATTGCAGAGGTAAAACAGGCAATTTTGGACGGAGCGAACGAAATTGATATGGTCATCAACATCGGCGATGTCAAAAACGGTGACTACGATAAAGTGACAGAAGAGATTAAACGATTAAAAGAAACCGCCGGAAATCATATTTTGAAAGTGATTGTTGAAACTTGCTACTTGACAAATGAAGAAAAAATTGCTATATGTAAATCAGTAACTCAAGCAGGTGCTGATTATATAAAAACATCCACAGGTTTCGGCACAGGGGGTGCCACGCTCGAAGACATCCGATTATTCAAAAAATATATTGGAGAACATGTGAAAATGAAAGCTGCGGGAGGCGTTAAGAGTGTAGCGGACATGGAAGCATTTATCGAAGCGGGATGTGACAGAATCGGTACAAGTTCTGCGATTTCCATGATAAAAGGTCAGGAAACAAAGGGGTATTAA
- a CDS encoding pyrimidine-nucleoside phosphorylase: MRMYDLIIKKRNGKSLTKEEIDYMVTSYVQGTIPDYQMSAFLMAVYFQGMTKEETATMTQAVAHSGDMVDLSSIHGMKVDKHSTGGVGDKTTLIVAPIVAACGVKVAKMSGRGLGHTGGTVDKLESIPGFQTTLTEEKFFEVVNKTGLSVIGQSGNLAPADKKLYALRDVTATVDSIPLIAVSIMSKKLAAGNDGIVLDVKTGSGAFMKTVEDSIELAKEMVSIGEHAGKKTVALITDMDIPLGKNIGNNLEVKEAVQTLKGQGPKDLTEVCLQLAGNMMYLAGKGSIEECIRLAKKTLEDGSALCKLVEMVGAQGGDSSVILDTEKFEKAPFSYDVLAKEDGYIHDMNTESCGIASVMLGAGRETKDSEIDYTAGIIIEKKTGDYVKKGERIAVFYASKEELFQDAEERYQSAIQIQPTEPAHIPLIYARVTKDKVERF; this comes from the coding sequence ATAAGAATGTATGATTTGATTATCAAAAAAAGAAACGGAAAATCCCTGACGAAAGAAGAAATCGACTATATGGTAACAAGCTATGTTCAAGGAACGATTCCGGACTATCAGATGTCAGCATTTCTGATGGCTGTTTATTTTCAGGGGATGACAAAAGAAGAGACAGCAACAATGACACAAGCAGTCGCCCATTCCGGAGATATGGTTGATTTGTCGAGCATACATGGAATGAAAGTGGATAAGCATTCTACAGGCGGAGTTGGAGATAAGACCACTCTGATTGTTGCACCAATTGTTGCTGCTTGTGGAGTGAAGGTGGCAAAGATGTCAGGCAGAGGGTTGGGACATACCGGAGGAACAGTGGATAAGTTGGAATCGATTCCGGGTTTTCAAACCACACTGACAGAAGAAAAATTTTTTGAAGTGGTGAACAAGACAGGATTGAGCGTAATCGGTCAATCAGGCAACTTAGCACCTGCCGACAAAAAACTGTATGCTCTTCGGGATGTGACTGCAACTGTAGACAGCATTCCTTTGATTGCAGTGTCCATTATGAGCAAAAAGCTTGCTGCCGGAAATGACGGAATTGTTTTGGATGTCAAAACAGGCAGCGGTGCTTTTATGAAAACGGTGGAAGATTCGATTGAACTTGCCAAAGAAATGGTTTCTATCGGCGAACACGCAGGAAAAAAGACCGTTGCGTTGATTACAGATATGGATATTCCGCTTGGAAAAAATATCGGAAACAATCTTGAAGTAAAAGAAGCGGTACAAACCTTGAAAGGACAGGGACCGAAGGATTTGACAGAAGTGTGTTTGCAACTTGCGGGGAATATGATGTACCTTGCAGGAAAAGGAAGTATAGAGGAGTGTATTCGACTTGCAAAGAAGACATTGGAAGACGGGAGTGCACTTTGTAAATTGGTAGAAATGGTAGGAGCTCAAGGTGGAGACAGTTCTGTTATTTTAGACACCGAAAAATTTGAGAAAGCACCGTTTTCATATGATGTTTTGGCAAAAGAAGACGGCTATATTCACGATATGAATACAGAAAGTTGCGGCATTGCCTCCGTGATGTTGGGAGCCGGAAGAGAAACAAAAGACAGTGAGATTGACTATACGGCAGGTATTATCATTGAGAAGAAGACAGGAGATTATGTCAAAAAAGGAGAACGAATCGCTGTATTCTACGCATCGAAAGAAGAACTGTTCCAAGATGCGGAAGAGAGATATCAATCGGCAATTCAGATTCAGCCTACAGAACCTGCGCATATTCCTTTGATATATGCTCGTGTGACCAAAGATAAGGTAGAGAGATTTTAG
- a CDS encoding BMP family lipoprotein — translation MKKKLVSAVLASLMVVGLLSGCGANKPDEDVPYTEGESKDGYELALITDVGTIDDKSFNQGSWEGLKKYADEHGITCKYYKPTEKSDKACINAIDLAVKGGAKLIVTPGFLFEHPVYEAQTKYPDVKFVIIDAAPVNDNKEVEIAENVHSIFYAEEQAGYIAGYAAVKDGYRKLGFMGGIAVPAVVRFGYGYIQGADAAAKELGLAKGDVTLKYTYVGNFDATPDNAAKASAWFNEGTECIFACGGGVGNSVMKAAETAGKVVIGVDVDQSKESETVITSAMKNLGDSVYGAIDNFYQDKFEGGVSVVLDASTNGIQLPMETSKFKTFNQADYDKIYAGLKDGSIKVEKDTVAEDADKVPAEIVTVENIK, via the coding sequence ATGAAAAAGAAATTAGTGAGTGCAGTTTTGGCAAGTCTTATGGTAGTAGGTCTGTTATCCGGATGTGGAGCAAATAAGCCTGATGAGGATGTTCCTTATACAGAAGGAGAAAGCAAAGACGGTTATGAATTAGCTTTGATTACAGATGTCGGCACAATTGATGACAAGTCATTCAACCAAGGTTCCTGGGAAGGCTTGAAAAAATATGCAGATGAGCATGGAATCACTTGCAAATACTACAAACCGACAGAAAAATCAGATAAAGCTTGCATCAATGCCATTGATTTAGCAGTAAAAGGCGGAGCAAAATTGATTGTAACACCGGGATTTTTATTTGAACATCCGGTATATGAAGCACAAACGAAATATCCTGATGTAAAATTTGTTATTATCGATGCGGCTCCTGTAAATGACAACAAAGAAGTAGAAATTGCAGAAAATGTTCACTCTATTTTCTATGCAGAAGAACAAGCGGGATATATCGCAGGTTACGCAGCGGTAAAAGACGGATATCGTAAACTTGGTTTCATGGGTGGAATCGCTGTTCCTGCTGTAGTTCGTTTCGGATACGGATATATCCAAGGAGCAGATGCGGCAGCAAAAGAACTTGGACTTGCAAAAGGCGACGTTACTTTGAAATACACATACGTAGGAAACTTCGATGCAACTCCTGACAATGCGGCAAAAGCTTCCGCATGGTTCAACGAAGGAACAGAATGTATCTTTGCTTGTGGCGGCGGAGTAGGAAACTCCGTTATGAAAGCTGCCGAAACAGCAGGAAAAGTAGTAATCGGTGTAGACGTAGACCAATCAAAAGAATCAGAAACAGTTATCACTTCCGCTATGAAAAACTTGGGAGACTCCGTATACGGCGCGATAGACAACTTCTACCAAGATAAATTTGAAGGTGGAGTAAGCGTTGTATTGGATGCATCTACAAACGGAATTCAACTTCCGATGGAAACATCTAAATTCAAAACATTCAACCAAGCAGATTATGACAAAATTTATGCAGGCTTGAAAGACGGAAGTATCAAAGTAGAAAAAGATACCGTTGCAGAAGATGCAGACAAAGTTCCTGCAGAAATCGTTACTGTAGAAAATATAAAATAA